A genomic segment from Idiomarina piscisalsi encodes:
- the betB gene encoding betaine-aldehyde dehydrogenase, with protein sequence MDGHYVNGDESRSFDVRYPATGEVIYRVEQAGEAMMLQAIKSAKQGFEKWSKTPAVERARILQKAARLLRERNDELAKYEVQDTGKPWQEAVEVDVQTGADSIEYFANLAPSMMGAQQPVGDDFFYTRHEPLGVCFGIGAWNYPIQIACWKSAAALAAGNAMIFKPSEETPRGAAKLAEIFTEAGVPDGVFNVVQGDAEVGRFLTAHPDIAKVSLTGEVGTGKKVMAAAAGTLKQVTMELGGKSPLIVFDDADVEEAVTGAMMANFYTQGEVCTNGTRVFVHESVYDRFMERLVERTRKNIVIGEPMDAKTNLGALISEKHQQLVLEYIEKGKQEGAKLVYGGNAVTPEGCENGYFVEPTIFADCHNDMTICREEIFGPVMSVMTFTDEDEVVRQANDTEYGLAAGVFTNDIRRAHRVIAQMQAGICWINAWGNSPAEMPVGGYKLSGIGRENGVETLKSYTQTKSVYVGMETLQGPF encoded by the coding sequence ATTGATGGGCACTACGTTAACGGCGACGAAAGCCGCAGTTTTGATGTGCGATACCCGGCAACCGGTGAGGTCATTTACCGGGTTGAACAGGCCGGTGAAGCGATGATGCTACAGGCAATAAAGAGTGCTAAGCAAGGTTTCGAAAAGTGGTCAAAGACGCCGGCGGTAGAGCGGGCACGCATTCTGCAAAAAGCCGCGCGTTTATTGCGTGAGCGTAATGACGAGCTGGCGAAGTACGAAGTGCAGGATACCGGGAAACCGTGGCAGGAAGCGGTTGAGGTAGATGTTCAGACCGGCGCCGATTCAATTGAGTACTTTGCGAATTTAGCGCCGTCGATGATGGGCGCGCAACAACCGGTGGGTGATGATTTTTTCTATACCCGCCATGAGCCGCTGGGTGTGTGTTTTGGTATTGGTGCCTGGAACTACCCAATTCAAATAGCCTGCTGGAAGTCAGCGGCTGCACTGGCGGCCGGTAACGCCATGATTTTCAAACCGTCAGAGGAAACCCCTCGCGGCGCGGCTAAGTTAGCAGAGATATTCACCGAAGCGGGTGTACCGGATGGTGTGTTTAACGTGGTTCAGGGGGATGCCGAGGTAGGGCGCTTTCTAACGGCGCATCCGGACATTGCCAAGGTGTCGTTAACCGGTGAAGTGGGTACCGGTAAAAAAGTCATGGCGGCGGCTGCCGGCACGCTTAAGCAAGTCACTATGGAGCTTGGCGGCAAGTCACCCTTAATTGTGTTTGACGATGCGGATGTTGAAGAAGCGGTCACCGGTGCCATGATGGCGAACTTTTACACGCAGGGTGAGGTGTGCACCAACGGTACGCGCGTTTTTGTGCATGAGTCGGTGTACGACCGGTTTATGGAGCGCTTGGTGGAACGTACACGCAAGAATATTGTGATTGGCGAACCGATGGATGCGAAAACCAATTTGGGTGCGCTGATATCGGAAAAGCATCAGCAACTGGTTTTAGAGTACATCGAGAAAGGCAAGCAGGAAGGCGCTAAATTGGTTTACGGCGGTAACGCGGTGACTCCTGAGGGCTGTGAAAATGGCTACTTTGTCGAGCCCACCATTTTTGCCGACTGCCATAACGACATGACCATTTGTCGTGAAGAAATTTTTGGTCCGGTGATGTCGGTCATGACCTTTACCGACGAAGACGAGGTTGTACGCCAGGCGAACGATACCGAATACGGTTTAGCGGCCGGCGTGTTTACCAATGACATTCGCCGCGCGCACCGTGTTATTGCACAAATGCAGGCTGGCATTTGCTGGATCAACGCCTGGGGCAATTCGCCGGCGGAAATGCCGGTGGGTGGCTATAAACTGTCCGGCATTGGCCGCGAAAACGGCGTTGAAACGCTGAAATCCTACACACAGACCAAGTCGGTGTATGTGGGCATGGAGACGTTGCAGGGGCCATTTTAA
- the betI gene encoding transcriptional regulator BetI, whose product MPKIGMQPVRRQQLIDATIEVVAEVGLKSATISLIAKKAGLSSGIISHYFGGKQALIEATVRYLLSRLKLEQSPADPIERLMKIVDLNFADIQQSLPSTKTWLSFWGESMHDADLSRLQEVNKRRLLTNLRYSYRQLLPREAAHDAAQMTAALIDGFWLRSALSLRADRGFDVAKDYCKNFILDTLRLHGVDADSGGSNP is encoded by the coding sequence ATGCCCAAAATTGGCATGCAACCGGTGCGCCGGCAACAGTTGATTGACGCGACTATTGAAGTGGTTGCCGAGGTGGGTCTGAAGTCAGCGACCATTAGTTTAATAGCTAAAAAAGCCGGGCTGTCGTCCGGCATTATCAGTCATTATTTTGGTGGGAAACAGGCGCTGATAGAAGCCACCGTTCGTTACTTACTGTCACGACTTAAGTTAGAGCAGTCGCCGGCTGACCCAATTGAGCGGCTGATGAAAATTGTCGACTTAAACTTTGCCGACATTCAGCAGTCGCTACCCAGCACCAAGACCTGGCTGAGTTTTTGGGGCGAGTCGATGCATGACGCCGATTTGTCGCGCTTGCAGGAAGTGAATAAGCGACGCTTATTGACCAACCTGCGTTACAGCTATCGTCAGTTACTGCCGCGTGAAGCAGCGCACGACGCCGCCCAGATGACCGCGGCGCTGATTGATGGGTTTTGGCTGCGAAGCGCGCTGAGTTTGCGCGCTGACCGCGGCTTTGATGTCGCGAAAGATTACTGTAAGAACTTTATTTTGGATACGTTACGCCTGCATGGAGTGGATGCCGACTCCGGGGGCAGTAACCCGTAA
- a CDS encoding alkaline phosphatase D family protein: MKKTLIFLGLLSGAVVSTAANAQQSVSHIAFGSCSHQDHDMPILDSVIADKPDAFLFLGDNIYGDTEDMTVLRNKYEKLGSKERFQTLVNNTNVMAIWDDHDFGANDAGKDYPKKEASRQIMLDFWGAEEDSPRRTRPDGIYTSKMYGEGEQRIHVIMPDLRWNRDDMKHVSREEYANERAPNNLGPYIAHDDMSKSMLGEKQWQWLEEELQKPARVKIIASSLQLLADFTGWEAWANFPGDRQRLFDLIKKHQVNGVILVSGDTHWGEVSYYDENLDYPLWEVTSSGLTQEWKQVSPNKHRIGQYTANVNYGSINIDWSLDDPLVSLSLKNVDGEVVNEHRFRLSTLEPYKE, from the coding sequence ATGAAGAAAACACTGATTTTTCTTGGACTGTTATCGGGCGCTGTCGTGTCCACGGCGGCGAATGCACAGCAAAGTGTGTCGCATATTGCCTTTGGCTCCTGCTCGCACCAGGATCATGACATGCCGATTCTGGACAGCGTTATTGCCGATAAACCGGATGCGTTTTTGTTCCTGGGCGACAATATTTATGGCGACACTGAAGATATGACGGTGCTGCGCAATAAATACGAAAAGCTGGGTTCGAAAGAACGTTTTCAGACGTTAGTGAATAACACGAACGTGATGGCGATTTGGGATGACCACGACTTTGGCGCGAACGATGCGGGCAAAGACTACCCAAAAAAAGAAGCTTCACGCCAGATTATGCTGGACTTCTGGGGCGCGGAGGAAGACTCACCTCGTCGCACACGCCCTGATGGTATTTACACCTCGAAAATGTATGGCGAAGGCGAGCAGCGTATTCACGTCATAATGCCCGATTTGCGCTGGAACCGTGATGACATGAAACACGTGTCGCGCGAAGAGTACGCCAATGAGCGTGCGCCAAACAACCTCGGTCCGTATATTGCCCACGACGATATGTCGAAGTCGATGCTGGGCGAGAAACAATGGCAGTGGCTGGAAGAAGAGCTACAAAAACCGGCTCGCGTCAAAATTATTGCCTCCAGCTTGCAGTTATTAGCCGACTTTACCGGTTGGGAGGCTTGGGCGAACTTTCCGGGCGACCGCCAGCGGTTGTTCGACTTAATCAAAAAACACCAAGTGAATGGCGTGATCTTAGTCAGTGGGGATACCCACTGGGGCGAAGTCAGCTATTACGATGAAAACCTGGATTATCCGCTGTGGGAAGTGACCAGCTCTGGTCTGACACAGGAATGGAAACAGGTCAGTCCGAACAAGCATCGTATTGGACAATACACGGCAAATGTTAATTACGGCAGTATAAACATTGATTGGAGTTTAGATGATCCCTTAGTATCGCTCAGTCTGAAGAATGTTGATGGCGAAGTAGTGAATGAGCACCGCTTTCGTTTATCGACATTGGAGCCATACAAGGAGTAA